From Cryobacterium sp. GrIS_2_6:
GCTCCGGAAAGCTCGGCACCCGCACGGAGACCAAGAACGTCAACTCGCTCCGCAGCGTCGAACGTGCCGTCCGTTACGAGATCCAGCGCCAGGCCGCACTCCTCGCCGCCGGCGGAACGATCACGCAGGAGACCCGGCACTGGCACGAGGACACCGGCATCACGTCCGCAGGCCGGCCCAAGTCCGACGCCGACGACTACCGCTACTTCCCGGAGCCCGACCTCGTCCCCGTCGCGCCCTCCCGCGCCTGGGTCGAAGAACTTCGCGCCACCCTGCCGGAGCCGCCCGCGGCACGCCGCAAGCGCCTCCAGGCCGACTGGGGCTTCGCCAACCTGGAGTTCCAGGACGTCGTCAACTCCGACCTGCTCGACGCGGTCGAGGCCACCGTCGCAGCCGGGGCATCCGCCCAGTCCTCCCGCAAGTGGTGGACCGGCGAGGTCGCCCGTCTCGCGAACGTCGCCGGCGTCTCCGCGGACTCCCTCGTCGAGCCGGTGCAGCTCGCCGCGCTGATCGAACTCGTCACCGCGGGAACGCTGACCGACCGCCTGGCCCGCCAGGTGCTCGAGGGTGTCATCGCCGGCGAAGGCACCCCGCTCGAGGTCGTGGACATCCGCGGTCTTGCCGTCGTTTCCGACGACGGCCCGCTCATCGAGGCCATCGATCTCGCTCTCGCCTCCCAGCCCGACGTGCTCGCGAAGATCCGCGACGGCAAGGTCCAGGCGGCCGGCGCCGTGATCGGTGCCGTCATGAAGGCCATGCGTGGGCAAGCGGATGCCGCGCGGGTACGGGAACTCGTCCTCGAGAGGGCAGGAACGGCCGAGTAATGGCCCTCTGGAAGCGACGTGAGCCCGCACCGGACGGGGCCGCGAGCCGCGCCGTTTTCGGCGTCGGGATGCAGGTCCTGGTGCGGCTCGACCGGAGCCGCTACCCGGAGTCGATGGTCGAAGACCCCATCGGCGTCATCGTCGGCGCGGGGGACACCGACGGCGCGGCCCTCTACGCCCCGGTCTCCGGTCGGGAGGCGATCTGGACCGTGCAGTTCGACGAACCCTTCTACGGGCTCGACGGCTCGGGCCCGCACGAGTCAGCCCGGGTCGCCCAGACCTCCCTCGAACCGGCCCCGGAAGCGTGATCGCGATGAGCGCAGCCCAGGAACGTTTCGATTCCGCGAGTGCTGAGTCCACGGCGACCCCCGCTGACATTCGTCGCTGGCGCCAGTACCTCGCCGATGAACGCGCGGAGGCCGCGGTCTACCGCGACCTCGCCTCCCGCCGGACCGGTGAGGAGAAGGAGATCCTGCTCGCCCTCGCCGAGGCGGAAGCCCGCCACGAGGCGCATTGGCGGGACCTGCTCGGCGACCAGGCCGGCCCGCCGAAACGTGGAGCGGTGCGCACCCGGTTCCTCGGGTTCCTCGCGAGACGATTCGGTTCCGTCTTCGTGCTCGCGCTCGCCCAGCGGGCGGAAGCGCGCTCGCCATACGATTCCGACGTCGACGCGACGAAGACGATGGCTGCCGACGAACGCATCCACGAGGAGGTCGTGCGCGGACTCGCCGCCCGCGGACGCCAGCGCCTCGCCGGGTCGTTCCGAGCAGCCGTGTTCGGCATCAACGACGGGCTCGTCTCCAACCTCGCCCTCGTGCTCGGTATCGGCGCGACCGGCGTTCCCGCTGCGACCATCCTGTTCACGGGCATTGCCGGCCTGCTCGCCGGCGCACTGTCGATGGGCGCGGGCGAGTACGTCTCGGTGCGGTCGCAGCGGGAGTTGCTCGAGGCATCCACCCCCCAAGCGACTGCGCGCACGGTGCTCTCGCACCTCGACCTCGCCGCCAACGAGCTCACGCTCGTATACCGGGCGCAGGGCGTGGCCGCGGAAGAGGCCGAGGCGCAGGCCCACGAGGTGCTGCGCACCCTGACCATGGCGACCGGACCGGTTTCGGTTGCCGCCCCGGTCCAGGGCGCCGACACCGCGCAAGGGGGACTCGACCCCGCGACAGACGAGAACGAGGCGATCGGAACCGGCTGGGGCGCCGCGTCCTCGAGCTTCTGCTTCTTCGCCTCTGGTGCCATCCTCCCCGTGTTGCCGTACCTGTTCGGCCTGGAGGGGCTTGCGGCGATCCTGGTCGCGTCCGTGCTCGTCGGTCTCGCCCTCCTCGCGACGGGTGCGATCGTCGGCCTGCTCTCCGGCGGGCCGCCGCTTCGGCGTGCGCTCCGCCAACTGCTGATCGGCTTCGCGGCCGCCGGGGTCACGTACGTGCTCGGCCTGCTCTTCGGCACCTCGCTCGGGTAGCGCCTTCGAGATCGATCCGTGGCCGGGGGTCGGGCTCCGCGCGGCGCCGGACGTTGCACAGTCCATCCACTACGAACGGAGTCTCACCGCTCGTCCGCGGTGTTGGTGTCTGCTGCCTCGGGCCCGCACTCGGTGGTGAATTCAGGAGATTCTTGGGGTCGGGTGGGATCGGCCGCACTGGTGCGCTGGCCGGTGCTGCCCGCCCAGGCGGATCTCCTGAGTTAGCCACCACAGGCCCGGCGCACTCGTTTTCAGGTATGAAACTTGGGCTGGACAGCCTAAAATTATGTGAGTAAGTCTCGTATTTCTGTCCGATTCGGGGTAGAATCGGGGTATGGCAGGAGCTTCGGATCCCCAGTCACACACCCCGCAGACACCCCGTTCCGGGGCCGATGGGGATCAGCCCACCGTGGGTGTCGAGTCGGCCCATCCCGTGGCGGTTGCCGTGGGTTTCGAGGGCGCTGACGGTCTGGCCGGGTCGGTGCCATCGGTTCATGCGGATGCTGTCGCCCGGCTCGCCGAAGCCCAGGCCGCTCTGACAGAGGCCCTGGCGGCGATCCCGGTCGGGCTGCTCAGTGATGCGGAAGCGGTCGCTGCTCTGAAGGAAGTGGAGGCCATCGGGCGGACCGTGGATGCGGCCCGGGTGAACACCGCGACGGATGTGGACCGGCGGGCCCGGGTGCTCGGCCGCGAGGGTCTGGCCTGGCGGATGGGCTGCAAGGGTCCGTGGGATGTGCTCACCCGGGTGACGCGGGTTTCGGGGCGGGAGGTGAAGCGGCGCACGAAGCTCGGCGACGCGGTGTTGCCGCGGCCGTGCGGCGGGAGTAGCTGGTTGCCGCCGTTGTTCCCGACGGTCGGGGCCGCGCTGACCGCTGGGGAGATCGGTGTGGAGACGGCGGAGTTGATCGTGGAGGGGTTGCAGGTGATCAGTCACCGGGTGGCGCCGGATGACTTGTTGACGGCGGAGCGTGCCCTGGTCGCCACGGCGGCCGGGCTGATCACCCCGGAGACGGAGGATTTGGCCGGGGCAGGAGTGCCGGTGACCACGGACCTGATCCGGGGCATGGTCGCGCAGTGGCAGGCCATCCTCGACCCCGACGGGGTGCTCCCGCAGGAGGACGTGTTCGAGGCGAAGTCCAACATCGGCTTCGGACAACTCAAGAACGGCTTGTATCCGGTGAAGGGTGGGGTGACACCGGAATTGTTCGGGGTGATGAACACCCTCTTCGACGCTTTCCTGAGCTTCCACGCCCGCCCGGCGTTCCCCACCGCCGAGGAACAGGCCCTGATGGATTCGGGGCAGTTGGTCCCCGGCGCCGAGGCAGCGGACGGCGAGACCGACACGGGCCCGGATCTTGACGTGATCGAGGCGGAGCTGCGGGAGCGGCGCGCGGACACCCGCACGGGCGGGGAGAAACGCGCTGACATCCTGCAGGCGTTGTTCGAACACGCCGCCCGGGACACGGACACGCCCAGCATGGGCGGGTCGGCGCCGACGGTGATGGTGCACGTGAACGCGGCCGACCTCGCCTCCGGGATCGGGGTCGGGTGGATCGACGGGGTCGAAGCGCCGGTGTCGCTCAAGACGGTGCATCAGCGCATCTGTGACGGCGGCTTCCAAGGGGTCCTGTTCGGGGCGAACAACCAAGTCCTCAAGCTCGGTCCGGAACGGCGCTACTTCAACCGGGCCCAACGCCGGGCGATCACCGCCCGGGACGGCGGCTGCATCATCCCCGGGTGCAAGGCCCCGGCGCACTGGGCCGAGGTGCACCATGTGAAGCCGTGGGCCACCGGCGGCCCGACGAACGTGGACAACGGGGTGCTCCTGTGTTGGTTCCACCACCACACCATCGACACCTCGGGGTGGGAGATCCGCATGGTGAAAGGATCACCGCAGGTCCGGGCCCCCGGGTTGATCGACCCGCACCGGCTCTGGCGGCCACCAAACCGACACCGCGCCCACCAGGTCCTCACCGGACCACCCAGACGCGACTGACCGGCCCGACTTACCGGGGCGAACGGGGGCCATGCCGGACGCGGGCTGACACGTTCACGGGAACCATCACGCAGACGTGGACGCTCGACAACATCGTGACCGTTCTGACCGGCTTGCTGTACCAGACGGTGACCCTGCGCACGCTCGGCATCGCCGTGGTCGTGACCATCGTCGACGTCCTGGTCGCCCTGCCGATCGCGTTCTACATGGCCAAGGTCGCGAGCACCCGGTGGCAGCGGGTGCTCGTGATCGCCGTGCTGATGCCGCTCTGGGCGAGTTACCTGGTCAAGGCCTATGCGTGGCGCTCCGTGCTGTCGAGCGACGGCATCGTCGACTGGCTGGTCGCGCCCTTCGGCGGGCAGACCCCGGGCTATGGGCTGCCGGCAACGGTCATCACCCTCGCCTACCTCTGACTGCCGTACGTGATCCTGCCGATCTACGCCGGCCTGGAACGCGTGCCGGACTCCCTGCTTGAGGCCTCAGGGGACCTCGGCGGCCGGACCGGGTCCACCCTTCGGCTCATCGTGCTGCCGATGATCTGGCCGGCGATCATCGCCGGTTCGATCCTCAGCTTCTCGCTCACTCTCGGCGACTACATTACGGTCAACATCGTCGGCGGGGCCAACCAGATGCTCGGGAATCTCGTGTACACGAACGTCGGCGCGGCGAACAACCTGCCCCTCGCTGCGGCGATCGCCCTCATCCCGATCGTGATCATTTTCGGATACCTCGCCGCCGTGCGCCGCACCGGCGCCCTGGACAACCTGTAAGGGGAGAGATGCGCCTCAGCAGACCGGCACGGGTCGTCCTCGCCATCCTCACCGGGATCATTCTCGCGGTGATCTACCTGCCGCTCATCGTCGTGCTGATCAACTCCTTCAGCACGAGCACGAACCTGACCTGGCCGCCGCCCGGCCTGACCTTCGAGTGGTGGGTGAAGGCATTCCACAATGAGGGCGCCCTCAATGCGATCGGGACGAGCGTGCAGATCGCGATCGTGGCGACCCTGGTCTCCCTCGTGCTCGGTACCCTGATCTCGCTAGCCCTGCAGCGGTTCGCGTTCTTCGGCCGCGACGCCGTGAGCCTCCTCGTGATCCTGCCGATCGCGCTCCCCGGCATCATCACGGGCATCGCCCTCAACAATGCGTTCCGCACGATCATGGGTATTCAGCTGTCGATCGCGACCGTGATCATCGCGCACGCGACCTTCTGCATCGTCACGGTGTTCAACAATGTCATCGCCCGTCTCCGCCGCGTCGGCATGAACTTCGAGGAGGCGTCCGCCGATCTCGGAGCGGGACTGTGGACCACCTTCCGACTCGTGACCTTCCCGCAGCTGCGGTCTTCACTCTTCGCGGGGGGACTTCTCGCTTTCGCGCTGAGCTTCGACGAAATCATCGTGACGACGTTCACCGCGGGGTCGATCGTGAAGACCCTGCCGATCTGGATCCTCGACAACCTGTTCCGGCCGAATCAGGCCCCGATCGTCAACGTCATCGCGGTTGTCCTCGTGCTGGTCTCGATCGTGCCGATCTACGTGGCACAGCGCCTCGCGGGGGCTGAGAAAGTCACCCCCTGATGCCCACTCGGTTCAGCGCGCGTCGCGCCCGGTGAGTGCGAGGAGACGGGACTGCAGCGGCGCGTCGTCGGGGAGGGGAACCGGGGGAGCGAAGAGGCCGCTTGCTTCGAGGGCGTCCTGCTGGGGCTCGAAGACCGTCCACACCGCGGCGACGAGCTCGTCGTCGAGGGACTCGTCGGCCGAGACGGCCCTGGCGAGATCCCAGGTGTGGATGGTGACCTCCGCGACCTGTTCTCGCAGGTACTCCGCGGCGGTGACGGTTTCGGACGCCAGCCGGACGGGAGCATCCGCGGGGGCGTCCGACCAGGCGGCGGTCGCGAGGGCGGAGTAGGTGTCCCATTCCGCCTGCAGGTCGGAGCCGAGCGGGGCGCGGGTGAGGCGAGCCTCGATGACAGAGCGTCCGGCGAGGAGCCGCGGTACGGTCTGCTGGCCGCGGACGACGTGGCGCACGAGGTCGCGGACGGTCCACTCCGAATCGGGGGTCGGCGCGTCCCAGATGGTGACGTGCGCGAGCCGGGGGCTGAACTCCTGGTGGGCCTGCTGCTGCAGTGCGATCCAGTTCGATTCCATGAAGGCTCCTTTCGTTGCATGATGCAACCCCTGCGGTCGCCGGTGCATTCCGCCTCGCACGCTACCCGTGGAACGGGTCTGCCCGCATGGTCGGCGGTGTGGGTTAGGGTCTCAGGGTGAGCAGGCAGGACGGAAGCGACCGCACGGTCTCGGCGGCAAGCGTCGACGACTCCTCCGCGACCCTGCTCCACATCGACATGGATGCGTTCTTCGCCTCCGTCGAGTTGCTCGACCACCCGGAACTCGTCGATAAACCCGTCATCGTCGGCCACCGCTCCGGTCGCTCCGTCGTGACCGCCGCCAACTACGTCGCCCGGCGCTACGGCGTGAACTCGGCCATGCCGATGGCGCTCGCCTTGCGACGCTGCCCGGCGGCGGTCGTCCTCGAACCGCACATGAGCCGGTACCGGGATTTCTCCGAGCAGGTGATGGGCATCTTCACGGACATGACCCCGCTCGTCGAGCCGCTCAGCATCGACGAAGCCTTCCTCGACGTCTCCGGAGCCCGCCGCCTGCACGGCTCGCCCGCCGTGATCGCGGCGCTGATCCGCGAGCGGGTCCAGAACGAGACCGGGCTCACCTGTTCCGTCGGTGCCGCGTCGACGAAGTTCGTCGCCAAGATGGCGTCGAGCAGGGCGAAACCCAATGGCCTGCTCGTGGTTCCGGCTGAGGACACCCTCGCGTTCCTGCATCCGCTGCCTGTCGGCTCACTCTGGGGCGTCGGCGCCATGACCGAGAAGTCGCTCCTCGGGCTCGGCCTCCGCACTATCGGTGACCTCGCCGCCACACCGCTGCCCGTGCTTCAGAAGTCCATCGGCGAGGCCTCCGGTCGCAAGCTGCACGAGCTCGCATGGGGGAGAGACCAGCGGGGAGTGACCCTCGAACGCGAGGAGAAGAGCGTCGGCCACGAGATCACCTTCGAACACGACGTGACGGATGTCGCCCGGTTGCGCAGCGAGCTCCTCCGCCAGTCCGACGCGGTGGCGGTTTCCCTCCGGCGGGCCGGGCTCGTCGGGCGCTGCGTGGTCCTGAAACTCCGGTACACCGATTTCAGCACCGTGACCCGCTCGCGCACCCTCGCCGAGGCGACGAACGTGGGCCGCCGCATCTACGAGGAAGCCGCGGCGAGCTTCGACGTGCTCGCGGCCCGCGGCATCCGGGTGCGACTGATCGGAGTGCGGGTGGAGCAGCTGGGCGACGGCGATGGGGCGGGCCTCGGCCTCTGGGACCCCGACGACGACTGGCGCGGCGCCGAACTCGCGGTGGACTCTGTCACCGCGCGCTTCGGTCGCGGTTCGGTGCGGCCTGCCTCATTGCTCGGGCCGAGCCAGGCCCGCCCAGTGGGCCTCGACGCCACCAAGCCGAACCCCCGTTCGGGAGAACGCGGGGACGCGAATCCCTGATGCCGGGCGTTGCGGAGCGCGGCGGAGTATCGTGAGGACATGACTAGCCTCCCCGAAAAGCTCGCAGAAATCACCCGCTCCGCCGGCGTACGGTCGGCATACGGTGACCCCGTCCTCGTCGACGGGATCACGATCGTTCCCGTCGCGCTCGTGTACTACGGTTTCGGCGGGGGCGAAGGCGAGTCCACCGAGGGATCCGGCACGGGTGGACTCGCCGGTCCCGGGCACGGCGCCGGCGGTGGCGGCGGCGGAGTCTCCATCCCGGTGGGCGCCTATGTGAAGTCCGAGGGCACCGTTCGTTTCGAACCCAACGTCATCTCGCTGCTCGCCGTCGGCATCCCCTTCGTCTGGGTTGTCGGCAAGACGCTCAGCCACGTGATCCGGGCACTCAAAAAGTAGCCCCTACTCGAAGGCGTCCGGGACCCCGTCGTTGTCCGCGTCCGCCTTCTCCTTGAGGTCGAGCTCCCGGTAGTGCCGGTTGCGGCTGCGCAGGACGACGGCGGCGAGAAGAGCGGCGAGCAGAGACGCCGTGAGGATGGCTACCTTGGCGTGATCGTCCTCGACCGTGCCGTGTCCGAAGCCGAGCTCGCTGATCAGTAAAGACACCGTGAAGCCCACTCCCGCGAGCATCGCGACGCCGATCACGTCGACCCAGGCAAGGTCCGGGTCGAGCGATGCCTTCGTCGTGCGCGTCACCAGCCAGGTGGCGCCGAGGATGCCGACAGGCTTGCCGAGGACGAGCGCGACGATGATCCCGATCGCGACGGGGTCGCTCAGAGCCGCCGCGAGACCGGCGGATCCGCCGATCGCAACCCCCGCGGAGAAGAAGGCGAAAACCGGGACGGCGAATCCCGCAGACAACGGCCGGATCCGGTGCTCGAGGGTCTGGGCGAGCCCCGCTCCCGCGTCGGATCCGCCGCCACGGCGACTGCGGAGGACGGGCACCGCGAAACCGAGCAGCACGCCGGCAACGGTAGCGTGGATGCCGGACGCATGAACCAGAACCCAGGTCAGCACGCCGAGCGGCACGAGTACGAGCCACGCGAGCCAGGGTTGCGTCCCGAAGTGGTACGAGTATCGGTGCGCGAGGAATGCGAAAACGGCGAGCGGCACCGCGGCGGCCACAAGAAGGACTGGCTGGAGGTCGCTCGTGTAGAAGAACGCGATGATCGTGATCGCCAGGAGGTCGTCGACGACGGCGAGTGTCAGCAGGAACACCCGGAGGGCGCTCGGCAGGTGTGAGCCGATCACGGCGAGCACGGCGACGGCGAAGGCGATGTCCGTCGCGGTCGGTACGGCCCAGCCCCGCAGCGCCTCCGCGCCACCGCCGAGGTTCACGAGCGTGAAGAAGAGCGCGGGGGTCAGCACGCCACCGACGGCCGCGGCAACGGGAACAACCGCGCGGTCCAGGGTGCGCAGGTCCCCGGCGACGAATTCGCGTTTGAGCTCCAGGCCGGCGAGGAAGAAGAAGATCGCGAGGAGCCCGTCGGCCGCCCAGGCCCCGACGCTGAGCTGGAGGTGCCAGGGCTCGTAGCCGAACTGGAAGTCGCGAACGGCGAAGTAGAGGCCGGAGGCCGGCGAGTTCGCGAGTACCAGGGCGATGATGGCCGCAACGAGAAGGAGTGCCCCACCGACCGTCTCACGACGGAGGATCTGACTGATCCGCACGTATTCCGGATAGCTGCTGCGCCGGAAGACCGCGCCGATTCCCCGAGGATTGCGAGGGGATGGGGTGCTTCCCGGTGGAGTCATCGGCGGATTCGTGGGTGGAGTCATGGGTGGATCCTCTGGTTTCGGGCTCGATGAGCGGACGCCGACCAGACTTCCCGGCACACCTGCT
This genomic window contains:
- a CDS encoding VIT1/CCC1 family protein, with translation MSAAQERFDSASAESTATPADIRRWRQYLADERAEAAVYRDLASRRTGEEKEILLALAEAEARHEAHWRDLLGDQAGPPKRGAVRTRFLGFLARRFGSVFVLALAQRAEARSPYDSDVDATKTMAADERIHEEVVRGLAARGRQRLAGSFRAAVFGINDGLVSNLALVLGIGATGVPAATILFTGIAGLLAGALSMGAGEYVSVRSQRELLEASTPQATARTVLSHLDLAANELTLVYRAQGVAAEEAEAQAHEVLRTLTMATGPVSVAAPVQGADTAQGGLDPATDENEAIGTGWGAASSSFCFFASGAILPVLPYLFGLEGLAAILVASVLVGLALLATGAIVGLLSGGPPLRRALRQLLIGFAAAGVTYVLGLLFGTSLG
- a CDS encoding DNA polymerase IV, whose translation is MSRQDGSDRTVSAASVDDSSATLLHIDMDAFFASVELLDHPELVDKPVIVGHRSGRSVVTAANYVARRYGVNSAMPMALALRRCPAAVVLEPHMSRYRDFSEQVMGIFTDMTPLVEPLSIDEAFLDVSGARRLHGSPAVIAALIRERVQNETGLTCSVGAASTKFVAKMASSRAKPNGLLVVPAEDTLAFLHPLPVGSLWGVGAMTEKSLLGLGLRTIGDLAATPLPVLQKSIGEASGRKLHELAWGRDQRGVTLEREEKSVGHEITFEHDVTDVARLRSELLRQSDAVAVSLRRAGLVGRCVVLKLRYTDFSTVTRSRTLAEATNVGRRIYEEAAASFDVLAARGIRVRLIGVRVEQLGDGDGAGLGLWDPDDDWRGAELAVDSVTARFGRGSVRPASLLGPSQARPVGLDATKPNPRSGERGDANP
- a CDS encoding ABC transporter permease, yielding MRLSRPARVVLAILTGIILAVIYLPLIVVLINSFSTSTNLTWPPPGLTFEWWVKAFHNEGALNAIGTSVQIAIVATLVSLVLGTLISLALQRFAFFGRDAVSLLVILPIALPGIITGIALNNAFRTIMGIQLSIATVIIAHATFCIVTVFNNVIARLRRVGMNFEEASADLGAGLWTTFRLVTFPQLRSSLFAGGLLAFALSFDEIIVTTFTAGSIVKTLPIWILDNLFRPNQAPIVNVIAVVLVLVSIVPIYVAQRLAGAEKVTP
- a CDS encoding TIGR03086 family metal-binding protein yields the protein MESNWIALQQQAHQEFSPRLAHVTIWDAPTPDSEWTVRDLVRHVVRGQQTVPRLLAGRSVIEARLTRAPLGSDLQAEWDTYSALATAAWSDAPADAPVRLASETVTAAEYLREQVAEVTIHTWDLARAVSADESLDDELVAAVWTVFEPQQDALEASGLFAPPVPLPDDAPLQSRLLALTGRDAR
- a CDS encoding spore germination protein GerW family protein — its product is MTSLPEKLAEITRSAGVRSAYGDPVLVDGITIVPVALVYYGFGGGEGESTEGSGTGGLAGPGHGAGGGGGGVSIPVGAYVKSEGTVRFEPNVISLLAVGIPFVWVVGKTLSHVIRALKK
- the gatB gene encoding Asp-tRNA(Asn)/Glu-tRNA(Gln) amidotransferase subunit GatB, with the protein product MKKAELMDYDKALELFEPVLGFEVHVELNTKTKMFCGCANEFGQGANTNTCPTCLGLPGGLPQVNAKAIESSIRLGLALGCEIAEYSRFARKNYFYPDTAKNFQTSQYDEPIAFNGQLTIELESGRQVTIDIERAHMEDDAGKLTHVGGATGRIQGADYSLVDYNRGGVPLVEIVTQMIEGGEADSPEIGRTYVAAIREIVKALGVSNARMEEGNVRCDANVSLRPRGSGKLGTRTETKNVNSLRSVERAVRYEIQRQAALLAAGGTITQETRHWHEDTGITSAGRPKSDADDYRYFPEPDLVPVAPSRAWVEELRATLPEPPAARRKRLQADWGFANLEFQDVVNSDLLDAVEATVAAGASAQSSRKWWTGEVARLANVAGVSADSLVEPVQLAALIELVTAGTLTDRLARQVLEGVIAGEGTPLEVVDIRGLAVVSDDGPLIEAIDLALASQPDVLAKIRDGKVQAAGAVIGAVMKAMRGQADAARVRELVLERAGTAE
- a CDS encoding ABC transporter permease subunit; translation: MILPIYAGLERVPDSLLEASGDLGGRTGSTLRLIVLPMIWPAIIAGSILSFSLTLGDYITVNIVGGANQMLGNLVYTNVGAANNLPLAAAIALIPIVIIFGYLAAVRRTGALDNL
- the nhaA gene encoding Na+/H+ antiporter NhaA, producing the protein MTPPGSTPSPRNPRGIGAVFRRSSYPEYVRISQILRRETVGGALLLVAAIIALVLANSPASGLYFAVRDFQFGYEPWHLQLSVGAWAADGLLAIFFFLAGLELKREFVAGDLRTLDRAVVPVAAAVGGVLTPALFFTLVNLGGGAEALRGWAVPTATDIAFAVAVLAVIGSHLPSALRVFLLTLAVVDDLLAITIIAFFYTSDLQPVLLVAAAVPLAVFAFLAHRYSYHFGTQPWLAWLVLVPLGVLTWVLVHASGIHATVAGVLLGFAVPVLRSRRGGGSDAGAGLAQTLEHRIRPLSAGFAVPVFAFFSAGVAIGGSAGLAAALSDPVAIGIIVALVLGKPVGILGATWLVTRTTKASLDPDLAWVDVIGVAMLAGVGFTVSLLISELGFGHGTVEDDHAKVAILTASLLAALLAAVVLRSRNRHYRELDLKEKADADNDGVPDAFE
- a CDS encoding DUF222 domain-containing protein; amino-acid sequence: MAGASDPQSHTPQTPRSGADGDQPTVGVESAHPVAVAVGFEGADGLAGSVPSVHADAVARLAEAQAALTEALAAIPVGLLSDAEAVAALKEVEAIGRTVDAARVNTATDVDRRARVLGREGLAWRMGCKGPWDVLTRVTRVSGREVKRRTKLGDAVLPRPCGGSSWLPPLFPTVGAALTAGEIGVETAELIVEGLQVISHRVAPDDLLTAERALVATAAGLITPETEDLAGAGVPVTTDLIRGMVAQWQAILDPDGVLPQEDVFEAKSNIGFGQLKNGLYPVKGGVTPELFGVMNTLFDAFLSFHARPAFPTAEEQALMDSGQLVPGAEAADGETDTGPDLDVIEAELRERRADTRTGGEKRADILQALFEHAARDTDTPSMGGSAPTVMVHVNAADLASGIGVGWIDGVEAPVSLKTVHQRICDGGFQGVLFGANNQVLKLGPERRYFNRAQRRAITARDGGCIIPGCKAPAHWAEVHHVKPWATGGPTNVDNGVLLCWFHHHTIDTSGWEIRMVKGSPQVRAPGLIDPHRLWRPPNRHRAHQVLTGPPRRD